Proteins from a genomic interval of Asterias rubens chromosome 16, eAstRub1.3, whole genome shotgun sequence:
- the LOC117300775 gene encoding leucine-rich repeat-containing protein 15-like, protein MALSIKYQCTVLIIACALCNSCWSCTIEGNKTCGSTCDYTDWAYDADCRRLSLTAVPRECCMCQTVDLRHNQIAALNDGDFAGYSDITYLDIEMNSMTNISRFAFNSNSRLDTLYAQFNLLTIIYTNNFAGAPNLRQLFLNNNSISEVERGAFDGNPNLEVLFLSSNHISKLYSDSFQELTKLVYLFIENNSLSFIPDDTFKGLTKLKHLSLGQNKLTNINSQMFEDLKNLRTLKLFSNRIISISLPDELPNLKHLDLFDNALKNIDNLTCFFDIMNVRNRRSNNHNLEVVYLAKNPLNCSCHLEPLQKWLIDHKGFLGNHQRSNATCYDSAKNATIFLQNENTSKICPVTSTTPLPLTTTYLQDENVDVFDKIVMPLAIASLTFSTIAFCVITVLGVLRFRNDR, encoded by the exons ATG GCGCTAAGCATCAAGTACCAGTGTACTGTTCTTATAATAGCATGTGCACTTTGCAACAGTTGCTGGAGCTGTACTATTGAAGGAAACAAGACATGCGGGTCAACGTGTGACTACACCGACTGGGCTTATGATGCCGACTGTCGTAGGCTGTCCTTGACCGCCGTACCGAGAGAGTGCTGTATGTGCCAGACGGTAGACCTACGCCACAACCAGATCGCTGCCCTCAACGATGGAGACTTCGCCGGATACAGTGACATTACTTATCTCGACATCGAGATGAACTCAATGACTAATATCAGTCGGTTTGCCTTTAACAGCAATTCCAGACTTGACACCCTGTACGCCCAGTTCAACCTTCTCACCATCATCTATACAAACAATTTCGCCGGAGCCCCAAACCTCCGTCAACTCTTCCTTAACAACAACAGCATCTCCGAGGTGGAGAGAGGGGCATTTGACGGCAACCCAAATCTCGAAGTGCTCTTTTTGAGCAGTAATCACATCTCCAAACTCTATTCAGATTCTTTCCAAGAATTAACCAAACTCGTCTATCTATTCATAGAAAACAACTCACTTTCTTTCATCCCAGATGACACTTTTAAAGGGTTAACAAAACTGAAACATCTCAGCTTGGGTCAAAACAAACTCACAAACATCAACTCTCAGATGTTTGAAGACCTGAAAAATCTCCGCACTCTCAAACTTTTTTCAAACCGTATCATATCCATCTCTCTTCCTGATGAACTCCCTAATCTCAAACATTTGGACTTATTTGATAATGCCCTCAAAAACATTGATAACCTGACTTGCTTTTTTGACATAATGAACGTTCGTAACCGAAGAAGTAACAACCATAACTTAGAGGTGGTGTATCTCGCTAAAAATCCCCTCAACTGCAGCTGCCACCTCGAACCGTTacaaaaatggcttattgatCACAAAGGCTTTCTGGGAAACCACCAACGTTCTAATGCAACATGCTATGATTCTGCTAAAAATGCCACCATCTTTCTGCAGAATGAAAACACCTCCAAAATTTGCCCAGTAACAAGCACCACACCCCTTCCTCTTACCACAACTTATCTGCAGGACGAGAATGTTGACGTTTTTGACAAAATCGTAATGCCGTTGGCTATTGCATCTTTGACATTCTCTACAATTGCATTTTGTGTTATCACTGTATTGGGAGTGTTGAGATTTCGTAACGACAGATaa